The Arachis duranensis cultivar V14167 chromosome 2, aradu.V14167.gnm2.J7QH, whole genome shotgun sequence genome has a window encoding:
- the LOC107474158 gene encoding uncharacterized protein LOC107474158, with product MRYDRTQDPQEHLTAFEARMNLEGVGDEVRCRAFLVTLAGPAIRWFNSFPQGSVVSFSDISRAFLAQFTTRIAKAKHPINLLGVTQKTSETTRKYLDHFNDECLEIEGQPSCCRQQAAALLHSTQAARQWRKTEGHARDGGPSKAPRPFPRVEKFTNYTPLTLPIIEVYQQIAEKGILSKPRLLKDQTGGNKSLYYDYHKGYGHKMQDCYDLKDALEQAIRDGKLAEFSHLIRELRR from the exons atgaggtatgaCAGGACCCAAGACCCGCAGGAGCACCTCACGGCTTTTGAGGCCCGAATGAACCTGGAGGGAGTGGGAGACGAAGTAAGGTGCCGCGCTTTCCTGGTCACCCTGGCAGGCCCTGCGATACGGTGGTTCAATAGCTTCCCACAGGGCTCCGTGGTCAGCTTCTCAGATATCAGCCGCGCCTTCTTAGCACAATTCACCACCAGAATCGCGAAGGCTAAACACCCGATCAATCTGCTTGGTGTCACTCAGAAAACTAGCGAGACGACCAGAAAGTACCTAGATCATTTCAATGACGAATGCTTGGAAATTGAGGG TCAGCCGAGTTGTTGCCGCCAACAAGCGGCAGCCCTCCTACACTCAACCCAGGCAGCACGGCAATGGAGAAAGACAGAAGGACACGCTAGAGACGGCGGCCCAAGCAAGGCACCCAGGCCGTTTCCTCGTGTGGAAAAATTCACCAACTACACTCCCCTCACCCTCCCCATCATAGAAGTTTACCAACAGATAGCTGAGAAGGGAATCTTGTCAAAGCCCCGCCTGCTGAAGGATCAAACTGGTGGGAACAAGAGCCTCTACTATGATTACCATAAGGGCTACGGACACAAAATGCAGGACTGTTACGACCTGAAGGATGCACTGGAACAAGCAATCAGGGACGGGAAACTAGCTGAATTCTCCCATCTCATCAGGGAACTGAGGAGATGA